The Prunus dulcis chromosome 5, ALMONDv2, whole genome shotgun sequence genomic sequence GACTGGGATTAATTTACCGCCATGTTGATCGAAAATATCACACAGCTGGATATTTATATGTACGTCAGGCGTAGACAGACAAAAAACCAGTCATTCAAAACCAAGTTTCAAAGTGATCATTAGAGATCTCAATTTCCAATCAAATAGTGTGATGCAGTAGACTTTGCTGTCtttgatcatcatcatcaccagcCACTAATTTCATCAAAACACGAAGATGGTTCACTTTCATGGGAAATTGAAGTCTTTCTTCAACAGCAGATGgcttgtgtttgtgtgtgcaATGTGGATTCAGTCATTTGCAGGAATTGGGTACTTGTTTGGGAGCATATCTCCAGTGATCAAGAGCACCATGGGGTACAACCAGAGGCAGGTGGCCATTCTTGGTGTGGCCAAGGACTGGGGTGACGCTGTTGGGTTTGTGGCAGGAAGCTTGTCTGAGGTTTTGCCCACTTGGGGGCTTCTGTCCATTGGGGCAGCTCTCAATTTTCTTGGCTATGGCTTGCTTTGGCTTATAGTCTCTCAAAGATTGCCTGCTTTTCCTTTGTGGGTGGTGAGTTCAAACTTCAATCAAGTCTCATCTGATCATCAAGTCTTCTTTTGGATCTGGTACACAGATAgattgctctctctctctctctttctctgtcaGGACTTGAATTCCATtgttataacttatatatatatatatatatatcctttgGAATCCCTATCTAAATTCACAATAGTAGGACAAATTAGATATATCTTTAGTTCATATATACATAGTCAATATCACATATACATGCCTTTTCCCCATACCGCAAACCAAATATTCTGTCCAGATTTTGTTCAATAACCTTTTGGTTATTGGTTGAAATATCAGATTTGGAAATGATAGAAGCGTtgacaaatttgaaatttcctGTTGGAAAGGAAAGAGGAGCTATAAGGTGCTGaattcttagtatatttttcaaatggaAAAGGGTTGCCATTGTCTTTCttaatattgtttttcttgacAGAACAGTCATACACATTCTATTGATATCCAAGCTGAATTGGGACATGTGAAAATTTGACTGAaatctcttctttttgttcattGCTATTTCAACAGAGTTCAGAAATTCTTCTACATTTCTTTGTGAGCAGAATTGTTAATgaagtttgtttttttatgtgcAGCTTTGCATCTGTATATTTGTGGGAACAAACGGAGAGACCTTCTTCAACACAGCAGCATTGATTTCATGTGTGCAGAACTTTCCCAAAAGCCGGGGTCCTGTTGTGGGGATCCTAAAAGGATATGCTGGGTTGAGTGGTGCAATCATTACTCAGATTTATGCAATGATCAATTCCCCAAATGAATCATCATTGCTTTTCATGATTGCAGTTGGCCCATCTATGGTTGTCATTGCTCTGATGTTCATTGTTAGGCCTGTGGGAGGTCACAGACAAGTCAGGCCAGCTGATAATTCAAGTTTCCTATTTACTTATAGTGTTTGCCTTGTCCTGGCAGCTTATTTATTGGGAGTTTTGATTCTTGAGGATGTGCTTAACTTGAGTCAATCTTTGATCACATTGTTTGCAGCCATTTTGATAATTCTCATATTACTTCCAATCATAATCCCTATCATATTAGTTTTCTTCTCCGAACCAACACCTTCGGCGCAGGAGAGCCTTCTCCTTGAGGCTcagagagaagaagatggcAAATCTGAGCAGGACAAAACTGAGGTGATTCTTAGTGAGGTGGAAGATGAGAAGAGTCCAGAAGTAGATTCACTTCCAGCATCAGAGAGACAAAAACGAATTGCTCAGCTGCAGGCTAAACTGTTCCAAGCAGCTGCAGATGGAGCAGTGAGGGTCAAGAGGAGAAAAGGCCCTCGTAGAGGAGAGGATTTCACATTAATGCAGGCATTGATAAAGGCAGATTTCTGGCTTATATTTGTTTCCCTTTTACTGGCTGCCGGATCTGGTTTGACAATTATTGATAATTTGGGTCAGATAACTCAGTCACTTGGGTATACCGATTCAAGTATATATGTCTCCATGATCAGCATTTGGAACTTTCTTGGACGTGTTGGTGGCGGCTACTTCTCTGAGATTATAGTAAGGTGAAACCAGATATAACTTAAAATCATAAACTCCAGTATTTTGTCTCTCTAAAATATTAGCACATGAAGGTTTACCAGTTCTAATGTTCAATATGTTTGTTATTTTACCAGAGACTTCGCCTATCCTAGACCAGTGGCTATGGCTGTAGTTCAGGTCATCATGGCAATCGGGCTCTTCTACTATGCTTTGGGGTTGCCAGGGCAAATATATGTGACAACTGTGTTGGTAGGGCTAGGGTATGGTGCTCACTGGGCAGTTTTGCCAGCTGCAGCTTCAGAGCTATTTGGCTTGAAAAGTTTTGGGGCCCTATATAATTTTCTTACAATGGCAAATCCTGCTGGTTCTCTTATCTTCTCAGAAGTGATTGCTAGTGGTATATACGACCACTACGCGAAGGAACAAGCTGCACTCAGACACCGAGACTCGGCCTCAATGCTTATAAAACCCCTCAGAGATGATGACTCACTCAGTTGTGTTGGCACTGTATGCTATTCCATTACTTGTGGAATACTCTCAGGACTTTGCATTGTTGCAGCTGCATTGAGTTTAATTGTTGTTTACCGGACTAGGAGGGTTTATACGCAACTCTATGGATCGCGCGGTTGAGCTGTGAAAGCAAAGGGGAAGTGGATATCTACTGTCAGCAGAATGAGTCTGAAAGGTCTTTCATCTCTATGATATATGACCGGAGTCTTTCTGAGGGTAAGAGAGGAGGCAAACATTTCTGCTGCACCTATATTATCACAAAAGTGAGAACCAGCCATCTAGTACATCTAAATTATTATGCCAGTTTATTATAAATCCAATCCTCTGTAGGCATTCTTCTGTAAAAATGAAACGAAATTCTTTACAGGGTCTTGGCATGGCCCTGTAgttttcccaaatttctttttcctattaCAACAGAAGAGCAATGCCAAAGATCTGCACGATTTACCATCCGACGGATTACTTTATGCCAATACATCAGGTTTTTTATTCATGCTTTGTGCTTAGAAATTGCATTTCAATGAGAAATGAGTAATGTTTCAACTCCTTGATATATAGATGTAAACAATACAGCTGCATAAATTGAATCAACCTGAACAGCttgaaaaactgaaattctGAAAGAGCAGCCAAGATATTTCCAAAGACAAGAATGCAAAAGCACTTGGTGTATAATTCTTATCAAAATGGAGGAACGTAATGGTAAATAAGCCTTCATCCTAAGAACAGAGGAAGTGCACTAGAATGTGATATGGGATTCTGTGATCGAAATCAGACAATATCATGTTATAATTCAGCATCTGTAATAACATTGTCCATATCATTAACATATGACTTAAATACTagacaattttaaaaaaaaaactttgtttGTAGTTGAAATTTACAAACGGAAAGACAGCCGCAGCAACGCTGCTGAACTCATCCTTCAATGTTTATCGGAACCTGCTGTTCCTAAAAAAGCAGCAAATGTCTATACCATGGAGACACCCTTTGTTGTAAATCATGGAGAGAAAGACTAGAGAAGCAAGCATGCCTTAGCTACAACAGATTACATACAACAATGACTCTCTCACGATGCCTGGCTCTTCCTATTCCTGACAGAAAACAATTCCGGCTCCCTGGCAGCTATTCCACGCCCAGCTTCTTTCTGCAAAAGCCAATTATATTACAAGAAATTAGACTCAAAGGCCAATAAAAACATAGacacgaaaaaaaaaattgagtttcTTGATTCATAatcattaaataaacaaaaacatttcATTTAAACacatttctttctcctttgcCATTCTCCTATGGTTCACCATAGAAAAACTCTCATCCAGActggtttcttcttctttaggTTCATAATCCTCGCACCCACTGAGTCATAATAATGAGAAACCTTGTTACACACAAAACATAACAGAACTCCAATGCACAAATTAATGTTATTGATGAAAACACAAGAAATGTGAAGGAAACTTACGAAATGAAGCATGAAACAAGATTGAACCATTCACCGCACTGTATATCCACAGAACGAACAGTAGAATGTATGGTCTTCATCTTAAGACTTGCTGCTTCT encodes the following:
- the LOC117627529 gene encoding protein NUCLEAR FUSION DEFECTIVE 4-like, with the translated sequence MVHFHGKLKSFFNSRWLVFVCAMWIQSFAGIGYLFGSISPVIKSTMGYNQRQVAILGVAKDWGDAVGFVAGSLSEVLPTWGLLSIGAALNFLGYGLLWLIVSQRLPAFPLWVLCICIFVGTNGETFFNTAALISCVQNFPKSRGPVVGILKGYAGLSGAIITQIYAMINSPNESSLLFMIAVGPSMVVIALMFIVRPVGGHRQVRPADNSSFLFTYSVCLVLAAYLLGVLILEDVLNLSQSLITLFAAILIILILLPIIIPIILVFFSEPTPSAQESLLLEAQREEDGKSEQDKTEVILSEVEDEKSPEVDSLPASERQKRIAQLQAKLFQAAADGAVRVKRRKGPRRGEDFTLMQALIKADFWLIFVSLLLAAGSGLTIIDNLGQITQSLGYTDSSIYVSMISIWNFLGRVGGGYFSEIIVRDFAYPRPVAMAVVQVIMAIGLFYYALGLPGQIYVTTVLVGLGYGAHWAVLPAAASELFGLKSFGALYNFLTMANPAGSLIFSEVIASGIYDHYAKEQAALRHRDSASMLIKPLRDDDSLSCVGTVCYSITCGILSGLCIVAAALSLIVVYRTRRVYTQLYGSRG